The DNA segment AATCCCTTCGGCAATCACTTTGCAGGTGAGGCTCTGGCACAGTTCGACAATCGAGCGCACAAATTCTTGCTTAACAGGGGTCGAATCGATTTGGTGAATAAAGTGGCGATCGATTTTTACATAGTCGGGCGATAACTCAGACCAGAGCCGTAAACCCGAATAACCTGCACCCAAGTCATCAATGGCCGTCATAAAGCCTTGGCTGCGATAGTGATTCAGGCAAGATTTCAGTAAGTCGATATCGTCGGCGGGATATTGCTCCGATAACTCAATCACCACTTGTGACGGTGAAATTCCTAGCTGCTGTAGCAGTTGCAGCGTCATGCCCTTTGGATGAGTGGGATCGAGTAGGGCCTTAGGGGAAATATTAATAAACAAACGGCCTTGGAACTGGCGTAGTTTGAATTGCTCCAGCGAAATGCGGCGGCAGAGTGTCTCGAGTTCGCTCAATTTGCCCTGATGTTCCGCGGTTTTAAACAGTGGAATGGGTGAGTAGAGCGGGCTATGCTCAGGCCCACGGCTGAGCGCTTCAAATCCGTGGATCTTGTGTTCCAAGATATTGAATATGGGCTGAAAAAGTGGGCTGATAGCCCCCTTTGCGATTATCTTATCAAGCTCTTTTGCCAGATCTAAACTCGTCATTACTTCAGCCCCCACGACAATGTTTGCGGAGTCTATGACTTAGAAATGACAAAATGATGACAATTTTGTTTGCCGAAAACCCGTGTACAGGAAATGAGAGCAAACGCTGAAATTGATGATATTTCAGCGTTTATTGAATTAGCTTTGCTTTTTGAAGGCGTGCAGGGTTTTGAGAAGGGTGGCCAGTTGGCGCACTAAGGTTTCCAGTGCGGCGGGATCTAGGCTGCTCTGTTGTTGCAGCTTAGTGAGGTCGTCCACCAATTCTTGCACATAGGGCAAAAAGCGGTTGCTCGACACGATAAAGCCCTGTTCGGCGGTGAAGATGCTAGTGAATTTCCCATGGCCCGCTTTTTTCAATTCATCTAACTTAGCGTCAGCGTCTATGGCTTGGCGATAGGCGATTTGAAGATTTTCTTTCAGTTGCTCTATAACCTTAGTGTGTGGCATAACAGCGTCTCATTGCAAAATTTGCAGGAATTATAAGGGGCAAAGGATATGGCAACAAGTCGGTGGCGACTATTACTGGCGCTGTGCGGCGTCGCAATGTTTACCAGTGCGTCGAGTTGGGCGGCGCCGACGGATAAACCGCCGTTTTATCAGGTGCAATGGCAGGGCAAATCCGCTTACCTTTTGGGTTCGATTCATATTGGCCGTGCCGATTTTTATCCGATGCCAGCGCAAGTGGAGGCGGCATTTGCCAAGTCCAAGGGATTGGTGGTTGAAATCGATACCAATAAAATCGACAGCCGCGCCCTATTGCAAAAGTATGGTATGGCAAACTCAGCGCAAGGGCTTGATTGGCCGAGCCGGGATAAACAAACGATAGCGGTAATGCGCCACTATTGTGAAGACAAAGCTAGCCTATGCCAGTCGATTCAAGCCTTTGCGCCTTGGTTGCAGGCATCTCAACTTAATCTACTGCGCTACAATAGCTTAGGTTTTAGCACTGACTATGGTGTCGATATGCAGTTGCTTGGCCGTGCGGGTAAGCCTGTGTATCAGCTAGAGACGGCTGAGTCGCAGTTCCAATTACTATCCTCCTTCGATAGTCAGGCCCAGTGGTCTATGGTGCGCGAAGCCATTAATGCCTCAGATGCCGAACTACTCTCACTGGTTGAGGCGTGGCGCTCCGGAGATGAAACTGCGTTAGATACTTTGATGCAGGAGCAGCTCGGCGGGGAGGGCGATACCCTGATGCTGGATAAAATTCTCTGGCAGCGCAATAAAGTCATGGCCGATGGCATGATGAGGTTAATGACCGCAGAAGCCGCCAGTCAACCGCTATTTGTAGTGGTAGGCGCTGGTCATGTGGTGGGGGATAAGAGTGTGGTGCAACTGCTTAAACAGAAGGGCGCAACCGTAACCGCCTGTTGGCGTGAGCGATGTGACTGATATCGTTGTGTAACGGATGATTGGGGTTGGCACTCTGGATTTGAATGCACTGGGGTTGAATACACTTAGTGAACAGAACTAGGGTCGAATCATCTGGTGATGAAACAATAAAGGACGCCTTGACGTCCTTTATTGTTTCGCGACATTAGTTGGATGCATCTAGAGTTGCGGCGCTTTGTCCCAGAAAATGCACATAACGACCGAGCGAAATATAGGGCTCGCGTTGGGAATATTCGAGCTCCATCGTCAGCAGCTTTTGATAGTCAAAATCCGCGGGCTGGTGTTTTTTCAAATAGTCGTGAATGACTCGCACGCCCGACTTGCGCAGCAGATCCATATTCCATTCGGCAAACCATTGTTTGACATCATGAATATAAAGCGGGTGCGTCGGTGTGAGGCGTACCTTCTTCTTCACCTTAAGATCGGCGGCAACATAGTCGAAATTACCCGACACTAACGCATGGAAGCGCATCGCTTCTTTATTGTAAAACATCAGCGAAAACAGCCCATTGGGCTTAAGCATGGTCAGCAAGCCTTCCATGGTGGTTTTCGCATCGGCGAGCCATTCGACTACGGCATGGCAGAGGATAAGATCGAATCTGCCATGTTCGGCGACGGAGAGGGCTTGAATTGGCGCGTGCACCAAACGGATAGCCAATGGCGTGTCGCTGGCATCGATTTGTGTTTTCGCTTGGGCGAGCATTTCGGCGGAAATATCACACAGCACCACTTCATGGCCCAGGCGTGCCAGCTTTTGGCTGAAATAACCAAAGCCGCCGCCCGCATCTAAAATCCGCAGTTTTTTATCGCCAAATTGCGCCAAGGCGGGAGCGAGATCGCGCCATAACACGGCGGCACGGATTTCACCCTTAGGGGTGCCATAAATGTTCTTCGCGAACTTTTGCGCGAGTTTATCGAAATTCTTATCTTGCACGGGTTAACTAAGTTAAAGACAGGGGGCGATAGTGTGGCACAGGCGTAATCTTTTCGCACTCGCAGTGTGGATAAGGCAAAGTCATGCAGGGCTATGTTTTTGTAATGTATTGATTTTTAATGGAATAAAAAATCACAGTAAAGTGGGGGATATCCAGAACTCTATCCGCTGGGGTATAATCACGCCGTTTTCGATAAACCTGACTCTAATATACCCAAGCGACCTGAAGATATGAGTTTCAGAGCGTCTAGGGGGCTTCAATTCAAGGCGCATCAATGAAAGAATGTCGAGATGCAACACCGAAGTGGAGTGCCCTAGGCGCTCCGTCTCGGCGGGTTTTAACGCTCTTTATGCTGTGTTGGTTATTTTTGACTTAGACCACTAGGTCTGCAAATAACCGCAAGCGCCATGGAAGGCGTGAATGCCATTTATGCAGGAGCAATAAATGGCCTTGCCTAAAGAGCGTTACATTCCCGCTGAATCCTCATCTTCAGGTTGTTTGGGTATAATTGTCCATTCGGTGAGTCAGCATCAGCCCTTTTTAGACACAGTTTTGCCTGTTTTACACTCGTGAACTTTTTGATTTTTCAGATGTTATGCATCTGTACGGGGTATTTCTGGTTATTCGTGCGTAGGGATAGTTAATTAAAAGGTACTCAGACTTGAATAATGCATATTGTGTTGAATTGAACGCGATGCCCTCGCTGTTTTCTCTTTATCGCAAGATTTTCTTTGGTCGTAAGCCCGGTTGGGACCAACAGCCCTTACCTTATATCAAGGTGTCGGCGCCCAATGTGCAAGTGTCCGAGACCAAAGTTAGCCAATATGCCCAAGTGTGTGGCTTTAATTTCAACGGTAAAATATTGCCGCCAACCTATTTGTATGTGATGGCATTTCGCCTACATGCGGTGATTTTTACCCACGATGGTATTACCTTCCCGTTGCTGGGGATGATCCATTTAAAGAACCGTATTCAAGTCTATCGTCCGACGACAGTCGATGAAGTGTTCTCCCTCGAATGCGCCTTAACCACCAGCCGTGAAACCGATTCAGGCTTAGAGTTTGAATTTGTCTCTAAGGCCTTTGTGGGCGAAGAGCTGGTGTGGGAATCGCTGTCGACTTACCTCTATCGTATCGAGACCGCTGGCCGCCGCGTTCGTCCACCTAAGGCGCTCGAGATGGCCTGGGACTCGCCCCAATCTTGGGAGTTGAGTGAAGATTTAGGCCGCCGTTATGCCAAAGCATCAGGCGACTATAACCTGATCCACCTGCATCCCGTGCTGTCCAAACGTTTCGGTTTTGACCGTGTGTTGGCCCACGGTATGTGGTCTAAGGCGCGCTGCTTAGCAGAATTAATTCCTGAGATTGGTGAGCGCCCCTTCGTAGTCGATGTGGCCTTTAAGCTGCCGTTACTGATGCCCGCAGAAGTGGGATTTGGTTACGAAAAATCACAAGACAAGTGGGTGTTTGAGCTGCGTGACAGTAAAGGTCGCAGGCCACATCTCAGTGGTGAAGTGCAGCTTTAAGCATGAAGAGTAACGGCGCCTAAGGCGCCGTTTTTGTTGGTGTTGTTTGCAGCGCTAAGGCACGCTGTGTCCGGTTGATGCCTGCCAGATACTAAACCATTGCTGCCTGTCTAGGGTGAGTGACTGTGCGGCCACCGCCGTTCTTATCCTCGCGATATTGCCACTGCCGATAATCGGCACGGGCCGACTCGGTAACATCCGCACCCAGGCATAAATCACTTGGCTGATATCTTGGGCGCCAATCTCATCGGCGATGATCGCTAAGGTTTGTTGCAGGCGAATGGCCTGTGGATGGCTATTATCAAAGATTTTACCGCCGCCCAAACAGGACCAAGCCATAGGCCGAATGCGCCGTTCCTGACATAAATCGAGAGTACCATCGTGCAAACTCGCCATTGTTAGCGGTGAGATTTCGATTTGATTGGTGACTAAGGGCTCAGTTAATCTCGACTGCAATAATGAAAACTGCGCGTTGGTGAAGTTAGATACCCCAAAGTGTCGTACCTTGCCCGCCTGTTTTAAGTCAGTAAAGGCGTCGGCCACTTGATCGGCGTCCATCAAAGGCTCGGGTCTGTGGATCAGCAGCAGATCTAAATAATCGGTTTTCAGCTGTTTTAGTGATTGCTCCACACTAGCAATAATATGCGCCTTGGAGGTGTCGTAATGGTTTACATAGCGCTCGGGACGACAATCGAAGGCGGGCTTAATGCCGCATTTGCTGACCAATTGCATCTGTTGCCTTAAGCCGGGTTTTAGCGTTAACGCCTCGCCGAACAGGGCTTCGCACTGGTATTGGCCGTAAATATCGGCATGATCCATAGTGGTCACACCTAGGTCTAAATATTGTTCTATCAGGTTAAGTCGCTCGGTAGGTGACATTTGCCAACTGTGCATTCGCCAAAAGCCGGCAACAAACTCTGAAAAACTAAAAGGGGATCCGCTCATGTTGTTTCTCTTTTGGGAATCTGTATTTTGTAGGGGAAAGGACCCGAGTCGATTTATTTGATGCAGATTAAGGAATCGCTCATTAACCCTTTCGATGGCTATATATCTTAAAGCTAATCACCTAATATCCGCCATATTCAATCAGCCGTCGCTGATACTTACCGATTTTGCGTACCTATTTTGTATTCACTGCTTGCACGCCTAGCGTGGATGCCAAAATACCCAAGGGAGAGATGACCCCATGCTAACCGATATGGATATTTCGCGCCGCGCGCACCTAAAAGATATCGCCGCGCTTGGCGCCGAATTTGGGTTATTACCCGATGAGATGCAGCTATTTGGCACGACCAAAGCCAAGGTCGATTTGCGTGTGCAGCAGCGTTTAGCCGAGCAGCAACAGGGTAAACTGATCATTGTCACCGCGGTGACACCAACGCCCCACGGCGAAGGCAAAACCGTCACCACCATTGGTTTAACCCAATCCCTAAAAGCGCTAGGTAACAAGGTGTGCGCCTGTATTCGCCAGCCCAGTATGGGTCCAGTATTTGGAGTGAAAGGCGGCGCCGCTGGTGGCGGTTACGCCCAAGTGGTGCCCATGCAGGAGTTGAATCTGCATCTAACGGGTGATATTCATGCTGTCAGCAGTGCCCATAATCTCGGCGCGGCGGCGATAGCCTCTCGGCAGTACCATGAAACACGTTTAGGCAAGACCGAATTTGAGTTGCAGTCTGGGCAGAATTACCTAGATATAGCGCCTAACGGCATCCGTTGGCACAGGGTGGTCGATCATAACGATCGCTGTTTACGTGAGATTGAAGTCGGGCTAGGTGAAAATAATGGCCCCGCTTATACCTCTGGCTTTGATATTACCGCCGCCTCCGAGTTAATGGCGATTTTGGCGCTCAGCCGTAATCTGGCGGATATGCGCGCGCGTATTAGCAAGCTAGTGCTGGCTGTAAATCGCCAAGGTGCGGCTATTAGCGCGGAAGACCTTGGAGTTGCTGGCGCGATGACGGCGATCATGGCGGATGCGGTAAAACCAACCTTAATGCAGACCTTAAACGGTGCGCCTTGTCTTATCCATGCGGGGCCATTTGCCAATATCGCCCATGGTAACTCGTCGGTGATTGCCGACGATATCGCTCTAAAACTGGCCGATTTTGTAGTGACGGAAGGCGGTTTCGGCTCCGATATGGGGTTTGAGAAGTTTTGTAATATCAAGGCGCGTCAGTCGGGGTTAACCCCGAGTGCCGCGGTGTTAGTCACCACCTTAAAAGCACTGAAGGCCAATAGCGGCTTAATTTCGGATACAGATATCAATGCGCCCGACCAGGCCCGTCTCGAGGCGGGATTTGCCAATTTAAACTGGCATATCAATAATGTGGCGCGTTACGGCATTCCCGTTGTGGTGGCCATCAATCGCTTTGCAACCGATACACAGGCAGAGCTTAACTGGTTGATTGAGGCCGTTGCGGGCACAGCTGCCTTTGGCTGCGAGCTTAGCGAGGCGTTCAGCCAAGGTGAGTCGGGGGCGTTGGCCTTGGCGCAAACCGTCATGCGCGCCTGTGAGCAGCCAAGCGAATTTACCCTGCTATATCCCGATGAAATGGCGCTTGAAGCAAAATTATCGACCCTGACCGAAGTCGGCTATGGCGCTGCCGGGGTGAGTTTATCTGAGACGGCTAAACTGCAATTACAGGAACTTAACACCCTCGGTTACGCCCATTTACCCGTTTGTATGGCGAAAACCCCCTTATCCATTAGCCACGACCCTCAACTTAAAGGCGTGCCGCAAGGTTTTACCGTGCCTGTGCGCGAGTTAGTGTTAAATGCGGGGGCGGGATTTATTACCGCGCTGGTGGGGAATGTGATGACTATGCCTGGGCTTGGGTTAGTTCCTGGCTATTTAAAGATTGATATCGCCGCCGATGGCGAGATTACCGGTTTAGGTTAATTGGTTAACGTTTTGAATATAATGAAAAAGGCGCAATCTAGGATTGCGCCTTTTGTTTCGTTTTCGCGTAGGCTATGCGTTATTTATTGGTTTGGTAAATATGCACATCGCGCTGCGGGAAAGGAATGCTAATGCCCTCGGCATCGAAGCGCATTTTCACTTCGCGGGTAATATCCCAATACACATCCCAATAATCTTCGGGTTTGGCCCAAGGACGGACGATAAAGTCGACCGAGGATTCCCCTAACACATGCAGCCTAATGGTTGGTGCAGGGATTTTTTGCACCTTAGGATGCGCCTCAACAATCGACTTGAGCACGGCTTCGGCCTGCTCAATATTGTCGCCATAGCCAATGCCGAAGGTCATGTCGACGCGGCGTTGGTGCTCGGCTGTAATATTGTTAATGGTATCGCCCCAAATCTTATTGTTTGGAATGATAAGCCTTTGATTATCTAGCGTTTTAATTGTGGTGGAGACTAGGCTCATATGGCTTACGCGCCCCGTAACACCTGCGGCGTTAATCAGATCGCCCACATCGTAGGGGCGATAGATCAAAATCATCATGCCCGAGGCAAAGTTCGAGAGTGAATCCTGCAGGGCGAAACCGATGATCACACCGGCGATACCAAAGCCTGCCAATAACGGGCCTAACTCTATGCCAAGCTGGGACAGGGCAATCAGCACGCCGATAGTAAAGACCGCTTTGCCCGAGAGTGAAGTAAAGAAGTCTTGCAGTAACTTACTGAAATTTAACTTAGAGTTACTGACGGTATTACGGACAATCTTTTTCGCCAGTTTGCCCGCAAGGCTTGCGACAAACAGGATCAGACAGAAGATAAATAACTTAAAGACTAAGGTGGGGCCATGGTTAATGGCCTGCTCTTTAGCGGTATGTAGCCATTGTTCGACTAAGCTTGAGGCCACATCGATGCTTAACACATCTTGGGTGATATCACCTGAGATACTGAACAGGGTCTTTTTCAGTGAGGCGGTGTTTTGCTCTAGCGCATCGAGTAAGTCGATATCTATGCTAAGGCTCTGGCTGTTG comes from the Shewanella mangrovisoli genome and includes:
- a CDS encoding TraB/GumN family protein, which encodes MATSRWRLLLALCGVAMFTSASSWAAPTDKPPFYQVQWQGKSAYLLGSIHIGRADFYPMPAQVEAAFAKSKGLVVEIDTNKIDSRALLQKYGMANSAQGLDWPSRDKQTIAVMRHYCEDKASLCQSIQAFAPWLQASQLNLLRYNSLGFSTDYGVDMQLLGRAGKPVYQLETAESQFQLLSSFDSQAQWSMVREAINASDAELLSLVEAWRSGDETALDTLMQEQLGGEGDTLMLDKILWQRNKVMADGMMRLMTAEAASQPLFVVVGAGHVVGDKSVVQLLKQKGATVTACWRERCD
- a CDS encoding methyltransferase domain-containing protein; the protein is MQDKNFDKLAQKFAKNIYGTPKGEIRAAVLWRDLAPALAQFGDKKLRILDAGGGFGYFSQKLARLGHEVVLCDISAEMLAQAKTQIDASDTPLAIRLVHAPIQALSVAEHGRFDLILCHAVVEWLADAKTTMEGLLTMLKPNGLFSLMFYNKEAMRFHALVSGNFDYVAADLKVKKKVRLTPTHPLYIHDVKQWFAEWNMDLLRKSGVRVIHDYLKKHQPADFDYQKLLTMELEYSQREPYISLGRYVHFLGQSAATLDASN
- a CDS encoding MaoC/PaaZ C-terminal domain-containing protein; the encoded protein is MPSLFSLYRKIFFGRKPGWDQQPLPYIKVSAPNVQVSETKVSQYAQVCGFNFNGKILPPTYLYVMAFRLHAVIFTHDGITFPLLGMIHLKNRIQVYRPTTVDEVFSLECALTTSRETDSGLEFEFVSKAFVGEELVWESLSTYLYRIETAGRRVRPPKALEMAWDSPQSWELSEDLGRRYAKASGDYNLIHLHPVLSKRFGFDRVLAHGMWSKARCLAELIPEIGERPFVVDVAFKLPLLMPAEVGFGYEKSQDKWVFELRDSKGRRPHLSGEVQL
- a CDS encoding aldo/keto reductase; translated protein: MSGSPFSFSEFVAGFWRMHSWQMSPTERLNLIEQYLDLGVTTMDHADIYGQYQCEALFGEALTLKPGLRQQMQLVSKCGIKPAFDCRPERYVNHYDTSKAHIIASVEQSLKQLKTDYLDLLLIHRPEPLMDADQVADAFTDLKQAGKVRHFGVSNFTNAQFSLLQSRLTEPLVTNQIEISPLTMASLHDGTLDLCQERRIRPMAWSCLGGGKIFDNSHPQAIRLQQTLAIIADEIGAQDISQVIYAWVRMLPSRPVPIIGSGNIARIRTAVAAQSLTLDRQQWFSIWQASTGHSVP
- a CDS encoding formate--tetrahydrofolate ligase, which gives rise to MLTDMDISRRAHLKDIAALGAEFGLLPDEMQLFGTTKAKVDLRVQQRLAEQQQGKLIIVTAVTPTPHGEGKTVTTIGLTQSLKALGNKVCACIRQPSMGPVFGVKGGAAGGGYAQVVPMQELNLHLTGDIHAVSSAHNLGAAAIASRQYHETRLGKTEFELQSGQNYLDIAPNGIRWHRVVDHNDRCLREIEVGLGENNGPAYTSGFDITAASELMAILALSRNLADMRARISKLVLAVNRQGAAISAEDLGVAGAMTAIMADAVKPTLMQTLNGAPCLIHAGPFANIAHGNSSVIADDIALKLADFVVTEGGFGSDMGFEKFCNIKARQSGLTPSAAVLVTTLKALKANSGLISDTDINAPDQARLEAGFANLNWHINNVARYGIPVVVAINRFATDTQAELNWLIEAVAGTAAFGCELSEAFSQGESGALALAQTVMRACEQPSEFTLLYPDEMALEAKLSTLTEVGYGAAGVSLSETAKLQLQELNTLGYAHLPVCMAKTPLSISHDPQLKGVPQGFTVPVRELVLNAGAGFITALVGNVMTMPGLGLVPGYLKIDIAADGEITGLG
- a CDS encoding mechanosensitive ion channel family protein, which produces MCRSLILILALSFPLLLSTEVFATDAEPVAATQTAPIPNEAQVELTTLQAAIKEDIARLAQSQGELRTIVEYRIQNKTLQLRNKIKLLLEDGNYDKAFMLALVQEQLKFNEKINDYFNDNVTKLSHKLGTADDESILLEISKRELDKDNNYKQRLETLNWLSQMGEDVAAQKTELTQILLGRADNFDSFVTFTQQQLQNAVNAATNAGKDVTAAQTSRVMQLKDRLALNSQSLSIDIDLLDALEQNTASLKKTLFSISGDITQDVLSIDVASSLVEQWLHTAKEQAINHGPTLVFKLFIFCLILFVASLAGKLAKKIVRNTVSNSKLNFSKLLQDFFTSLSGKAVFTIGVLIALSQLGIELGPLLAGFGIAGVIIGFALQDSLSNFASGMMILIYRPYDVGDLINAAGVTGRVSHMSLVSTTIKTLDNQRLIIPNNKIWGDTINNITAEHQRRVDMTFGIGYGDNIEQAEAVLKSIVEAHPKVQKIPAPTIRLHVLGESSVDFIVRPWAKPEDYWDVYWDITREVKMRFDAEGISIPFPQRDVHIYQTNK